From one Nitrosococcus halophilus Nc 4 genomic stretch:
- a CDS encoding multidrug ABC transporter permease/ATP-binding protein, whose translation MKLIRLLLAERRWAFAGVVFLSLLSALLSVGVIAFVNQHMLQSADDVSGLLLQFAALLGLLLITATGARTALHVLGHQFVYRLRCKLVKQVLDTDIERLEVLNGSRIIAALSTDIRNVTIAFVHLPEMVYGLALSLAALAYLAVLSLPLFAMTALWLGILLLAGGYLIRRINHYIGYVRENDDYLYGDYQAIIEGRKELALNRYRAQRLYEEEFERNAQAYRDHVTRADIYNGLAGNVANTMVLGLIGIIFYLALGLGWAEMSVAATYGLTILFLRTPLIGALAGMPALIAANVSLNKLESLALTPYRASFESVSPAFSGCRRISLQGISYRYEHTGEQGFSVGPLDLTLERGELIFLIGGNGSGKSTLARLLTGLYRPQAGKLRVDGAEVSADSWQAYRHLFSTVFTDFHLFQRLLTGEGQEVPVEQVDNWLQRLGMQHKVRHSDGRLSDTRFSQGQRKRLALLMMVLEQRDFLVLDEWAADQDPQFRRFFYRQLLPELRIAGKSIVAITHDDHYFDGADRILKMDGGQLIELHGDERARVSADAVRAISIG comes from the coding sequence ATGAAACTCATTCGCTTATTGCTTGCAGAAAGACGATGGGCGTTTGCCGGAGTAGTTTTTCTCAGCCTGTTGAGTGCCCTCTTGAGTGTGGGAGTAATTGCGTTTGTAAATCAGCATATGCTGCAGTCTGCAGACGATGTCTCCGGATTGTTGCTGCAGTTTGCGGCATTATTGGGGCTATTGTTAATTACGGCGACTGGGGCCCGGACGGCCTTGCATGTGTTAGGGCATCAATTTGTGTATCGCCTGCGGTGTAAATTAGTTAAGCAAGTATTAGATACCGACATCGAGCGGCTTGAAGTGCTCAATGGCTCCCGCATTATCGCGGCCCTAAGCACGGATATACGCAATGTGACCATTGCTTTTGTGCATTTGCCCGAAATGGTCTATGGCCTGGCGCTCAGCTTGGCGGCACTTGCCTATTTGGCGGTGTTATCTCTGCCCTTGTTCGCAATGACAGCTTTGTGGTTGGGTATACTGCTATTGGCGGGCGGATACCTGATTAGACGTATCAATCATTATATTGGTTATGTCCGCGAAAATGACGATTATCTTTACGGGGACTATCAGGCCATTATTGAGGGTCGCAAGGAGTTGGCCCTCAACCGCTACCGTGCCCAACGCTTGTATGAAGAGGAGTTCGAGCGGAATGCGCAGGCATACCGGGATCATGTCACCCGTGCCGATATTTATAATGGGTTGGCCGGTAATGTGGCCAATACGATGGTGCTGGGGTTGATCGGGATTATTTTTTACTTAGCGTTAGGTTTGGGCTGGGCAGAGATGAGTGTGGCCGCCACCTATGGGTTGACGATACTGTTTCTGCGCACGCCGCTAATTGGTGCGCTGGCGGGGATGCCGGCACTAATCGCCGCTAATGTCTCATTGAACAAGCTGGAGTCGCTGGCGCTAACACCTTATCGGGCCTCGTTTGAATCGGTTTCCCCTGCTTTTTCTGGTTGCCGCCGCATTTCTTTGCAGGGCATTTCCTACCGTTATGAGCATACCGGTGAGCAGGGTTTCAGTGTCGGGCCACTGGATTTGACCCTAGAACGGGGAGAATTGATTTTTCTCATTGGGGGCAACGGCAGTGGCAAGTCCACATTGGCGCGGTTGCTGACGGGGCTCTACCGTCCGCAGGCAGGAAAGCTGCGTGTTGATGGCGCTGAGGTAAGCGCGGATAGCTGGCAAGCTTATCGCCATCTCTTTTCCACCGTGTTTACCGATTTTCACCTGTTCCAGCGTCTGCTAACGGGAGAAGGTCAGGAAGTGCCTGTTGAACAGGTGGATAATTGGCTGCAACGTTTAGGGATGCAGCACAAGGTGAGGCACAGTGATGGTCGGCTTAGTGATACCCGTTTTTCCCAAGGGCAGCGTAAGCGGTTGGCGCTGTTGATGATGGTGCTCGAACAGCGCGATTTCTTGGTGCTTGACGAATGGGCGGCCGATCAAGATCCCCAGTTTCGACGTTTTTTCTATCGTCAGCTGCTACCGGAACTGCGTATCGCCGGCAAGTCTATTGTCGCCATTACCCACGATGATCATTATTTTGATGGGGCGGATCGGATTCTTAAGATGGATGGTGGTCAGCTCATAGAATTGCATGGTGACGAACGGGCCCGAGTGTCAGCCGATGCGGTTCGGGCAATCAGTATCGGCTGA
- a CDS encoding MbtH family protein — MSIDHEDTQFEVVVNDQDQYSIWPTYHPIPEGWQSVGVKGNRQTCLQYISETWVDMRPRSLREALEQ, encoded by the coding sequence ATGAGTATCGATCATGAGGATACCCAGTTCGAAGTAGTTGTGAATGATCAGGATCAGTACAGCATTTGGCCGACATATCACCCTATTCCCGAGGGCTGGCAGTCAGTCGGCGTTAAGGGAAACCGGCAAACCTGTCTCCAATATATCTCTGAGACTTGGGTGGATATGCGCCCGCGGAGCCTGCGTGAAGCGCTGGAGCAGTAA